The stretch of DNA TAGCTAAAGTATGCAGGTAACTAAAGTATGCAGGTAGCTAAAGTACGAGGGCAGCTAAAGTATGCAGGTAGCTAAAGTATGCAGGTAGCTAAAGTACGCAGCTATCTAAAGTATGCAGGTAGCTAAAGTACGCAGGTATCTAAAGTACGCAGGTATCTAAAGTATGCAGGTAGCTAAAGTATGCAGATAGCTAAAGTATGCAGGTAACTAAAGTATGCAGGTAGCTAAAGTATGCAGGTAGCTAGAGTATGCAGGTAGCTAAAGTATGCAGGTAACTAAAGTATGCAGGTAATTAAAGTATGCAGGTAACTAAAGTATGCAGGTAGCTAAAGTATGCAGGTATCTAAAGTATGCAGGTAGCTAAAGTATGCAGGTAGCTAAAGTATGCAGATAGCTAAAGTATGCAGGTAACTAAAGTATGCAGGTAGCTAAAGTATGCAGGTAGCTAGAGTATGCAGGTAGCTAAAGTATGCAGGTAACTAAAGTATGCAGGTAATTAAAGTATGCAGGTAACTAAAGTATGCAGGTAGCTAAAGTATGCAGGTATCTAAAGTACGCAGGTATCTAAAGTATGCAGGTAACTAAAGTATGCAGGCAGCTAAAGTATGCAGGTAGCTAAAGTATGCAGGTAGCTAAAGTATGCAGGTAGCTAAAGTATGCAGGTAACTAAAGTATGCAGGTAGCTAAAGTACGAGGGCAGCTAAAGTATGCAGGTAGCTAAAGTATGCAGGTAGCTAAAGTACGCAGGTATCTAAAGTACGCAGGTATCTAAAGTATGCAGGTAACTAAAGTATGCAGGCAGCTAAAGTATGCAGGTAGCTAAAGTATGCAGGTAGCTAAAGTATGCAGGTAACTAAAGTATGCAGGTAACTAAAGTATGCAGATAGCTAAAGTATGCAGGTAGCTAAAGTATGCAGGTAACTAAAGTATGCAGATAGCTAAAGTATGCAGGTAGCTAGAGTATGCAGGTAGCTAAAGTATGCAGGTAACTAAAGTATGCAGGTAATTAAAGTATGCAGGTAACTAAAGTATGCAGGTAGCTAAAGTATGCAGGTATCTAAAGTATGCAGGTAACTAAAGTATGCAGGTAGCTAAAGTATGCAGGTAGCTAAAGTATGCAGGTAACTAAAGTATGCAGGTAGCTAAAGTACGAGGGCAGCTAAAGTATGCAGGTAGCTAAAGTATGCAGGTAGCTAGAGTATGCAGGTAGCTAAAGTATGCAGGTAACTAAAGTATGCAGGTAATTAAAGTATGCAGGTAATTAAAGTATGCAGGTAACTAAAGTATGCAGGTAGCTAAAGTATGCAGGTATCTAAAGTATGCAGGTAACTAAAGTATGCAGGTAGCTAAAGTATGCAGGTAGCTAAAGTATGCAGGTAACTAAAGTATGCAGGTAGCTAAAGTACGAGGGCAGCTAAAGTATGCAGGTAGCTAAAGTATGCAGGTAGCTAAAGTACGCAGCTATCTAAAGTATGCAGGTAGCTAAAGTACGCAGGTATCTAAAGTACGCAGGTATCTAAAGTATGCAGGTAACTAAAGTATGCAGGCAGCTAAAGTATGCAGGTAGCTAAAGTATGCAGGTAGCTAAAGTATGCAGGTAGCTAAAGTATGCAGGTAACTAAAGTATGCAGGTAGCTAAAGTACGAGGGCAGCTAAAGTATGCAGGTAGCTAAAGTATGCAGATAGCTAAAGTACGCAGGTATCTAAAGTACGCAGGTATCTAAAGTATGCAGGTAACTAAAGTATGCAGGCAGCTAAAGTATGCAGGTAGCTAAAGTATGCAGGTAACTAAAGTATGCAGGTAACTAAAGTATGCAGGTAACTAAAGTATGCAGATAGCTAAAGTATGCAGGTAGCTAAAGTATGCAGGTAACTAAAGTATGCAGATAGCTAAAGTATGCAGGTAGAAAAAGTATGCAGGTAGCTAAAGTATGCAGGTATCTAAAGTATGCAGGTAGCTAAAGTACGCAGGTATCTAAAGTACGCAGGTATCTAAAGTACGCAGGTAACTAAAGTATGCAGGTAACTAAAGTATGCAGATAGCTAAAGTATGtaggttatatttttacatctttaATGCCCTGGCATGATTTATCGTCAGCAACCAAATGCAATGtactattttttattctatgaCTTGAATATCTAACAAGATAATTCAAAACTCCATCTATAAGACCACCAtcatataaatatgaaaatatatttttaggcAAATTGATGAACAAACAATATACAACTATGCGATAGTGAgcaagagaaaaataaaaaactatcacAAAACAAATAAGATATCGGGTATGTATAGATTGACTAAATTTTGTGAAGACCTGAATGACAATCCTGCTGCTTTTAGGCTGAAAAATTAATTCCTTCGCTTTTACTCCTTGTCAGACATTTCATCATTGCTGTCTGTAAGCTTACGCTCTCGTTTTCTTATGGTGTTTCCAATGTTATGAGTGTCATACGCATCAACTTGTTCATATCGGAAGCTATTGCTGTCGGCAACGCAATGCATGACGGAAAATGTCAGTGCACAAATAAGCATACAACTTGAACACGTGTAGATGACAGTCATAGGACCCATACTCTCTATGAAGAACCCAACCGCAGTGGGTACTACCATTGCGCCAAGTGCTGATGCGCACACAAGCACGGCGGCTATTTTACCTGTCACTTTAATATATCCGTGTAACCACTGAACACCTGTAGGAGATATAGTTGCCATACCAAATCCGATGCCACCTGAGAACACCCAAAGTGCACTGGTGCTATTGATTGTGACAGTTGCAATGGTAAGACCAATTGCTGAACAGAGAGTGATGAATAGAGAGATAGTCAGCATAGCAGTTGGAGAGAGACACTTGGAGATCGGCATTGATAGACCTCGAGCAAGAGCAAACATGCCCCAGTAGATGGCAGTGAGATAAGCAGCTGTGGACTCGGTAAAGCCATTATGGTGAATACTAAATGTTGCTATAAACTGACCATATGAGACCTCTGCACCTACATACATGAAGAAAAAAATGGAAGCAGCTGACATCACCTTGATTCTGTAAGAAAGTGGTGGACCCATCATTAAGTCCGCTACTTCTTCTAGATCATTCTGCAACTTGCGACGTTTCGACACTGAATCAGTCCGATCCGACAGACAGCAAAACATAAAGCCAAAAAGAAATAAGACAAGTGCGATGAATAAGTAACTGAACTGGACCTTTGATATCGACATCAGGAGCTCTTTCCCTTTTTCATAGACTGAACGGCCATCACCATCCCCGACTGAGTTGATATTTGGCTTGTTCACAAGTTTTGTACTACTTATATCAACAGACTGTGTCGTCAAGTCGGTTGTCGTGGAATTCCTGTGTGCCTGATCTGTGTTGGATGCCAATTTGTCCAGAAACTCGGTCTCTTTAGTAGAAACGATCAGAGGTTTCAAAGTTGTTGCGACAGAAATGTGGGAAGATGTCTCAATAGAAATCTTTTTCGATGTAAACGATAATTGTGAAGCCATTTTTGTAGCTGTGGATGCATTAGTGGTTGTTGCATGAGAAATGGTTGTTGCAAGTTTTGCAGGCAAAGGGCTTGTTATAGCGGTAGAAGTGGTTAGAGATGTATTTGCAGTGATTGTGTTGGTAAGAACTGCTGAGTTTAGTAAAACTTCAGGAGCTGTAGCCGTGCTAGGTGCTGCAGTTGTTTTTGTTGTTCTGACTGCTATTCCTTCAGTTGAAGTTAGAACTGAAGATTGACTAGCTGTAGCTCTAAGAGAGGAATTGGCAGCAGTCAAATCCACCCCAGAACTAGTTGTTGATGCATTGATGCTTGGCGCTGTCATATTTGATTCATAGATGTTAGTAGCTGTGTCGTTTTCCGCTCCTGCAACAATCGATCCATTGCTTACCCAAGTGACCAAACCTGTTACATCGGTAGTTCCATTATATGTTGTATTGTCTGACTTGGCTGAACTTGTATCAAAGGAAATAGCAACAGATGTTTTGATGGGAGTTGTGTTTCCTGTCAGCTCTGTTTTGGGAGAGGTTGAAGACTGTATGGTCACTTTACTTGGcttattatttttttcagcCTCATCAAGTTT from Watersipora subatra chromosome 2, tzWatSuba1.1, whole genome shotgun sequence encodes:
- the LOC137386940 gene encoding uncharacterized protein, with protein sequence MLKEETEDELTMFDGALLLGSIGPNKKQKRRKKFKTFALCGACFGVGLALAIPGPTLNYLRCQVGATIQTISYIFPARSLGYLVGSAAGGFLFDKLEKQVNALVSLALILAGLTIALAPWTTSLLALCVLLFVTSAFLSLLDTDGNMLLHRKLEQDSGPYLQLLHVAFGLGACIAPLVAAPLLSSTELSCNTTIQISNYTTTAAIAVEPMHKRHYPKPNAPALSSNSSSNMSFFNSLESLNSSSSSRTPLSTSTTFLTTLPLVYPKPNTGEAIYDETSFNSSSSSKTPLSTSMTFLTTLPLVYPKPNTGEATSDETSFNSSSSSRTPLSTSTTFLTTLPLVYPKPNTGEATSDETSFNSANSNNLGEKLDEAEKNNKPSKVTIQSSTSPKTELTGNTTPIKTSVAISFDTSSAKSDNTTYNGTTDVTGLVTWVSNGSIVAGAENDTATNIYESNMTAPSINASTTSSGVDLTAANSSLRATASQSSVLTSTEGIAVRTTKTTAAPSTATAPEVLLNSAVLTNTITANTSLTTSTAITSPLPAKLATTISHATTTNASTATKMASQLSFTSKKISIETSSHISVATTLKPLIVSTKETEFLDKLASNTDQAHRNSTTTDLTTQSVDISSTKLVNKPNINSVGDGDGRSVYEKGKELLMSISKVQFSYLFIALVLFLFGFMFCCLSDRTDSVSKRRKLQNDLEEVADLMMGPPLSYRIKVMSAASIFFFMYVGAEVSYGQFIATFSIHHNGFTESTAAYLTAIYWGMFALARGLSMPISKCLSPTAMLTISLFITLCSAIGLTIATVTINSTSALWVFSGGIGFGMATISPTGVQWLHGYIKVTGKIAAVLVCASALGAMVVPTAVGFFIESMGPMTVIYTCSSCMLICALTFSVMHCVADSNSFRYEQVDAYDTHNIGNTIRKRERKLTDSNDEMSDKE